In one window of Streptomyces sp. NBC_01224 DNA:
- a CDS encoding ankyrin repeat domain-containing protein, translated as MMQEDQGQDLFGRTAAHNAVVDGDVAGLRAMLERGADPDAVDKAGWTPLHFAAQAQDALAAEVLLSAGASVDVADRHGNTALWRAVFTFRGEGEGAMLRVLLAAGADPDQENAHGVSPRGLADKIANYDVAVHMPRGKE; from the coding sequence ATGATGCAAGAGGATCAGGGGCAGGACCTGTTCGGCCGCACGGCGGCGCACAATGCCGTCGTGGATGGCGATGTCGCTGGGTTGAGGGCGATGCTGGAGCGCGGGGCGGATCCGGACGCTGTGGACAAGGCAGGTTGGACGCCGTTGCACTTCGCCGCGCAGGCCCAGGACGCGCTGGCCGCCGAGGTGCTCCTATCGGCCGGCGCGTCGGTGGACGTGGCTGATCGGCATGGCAATACCGCGCTCTGGCGGGCGGTGTTCACCTTCCGGGGCGAGGGCGAGGGCGCGATGCTTCGCGTGCTGCTGGCAGCCGGAGCCGATCCCGACCAGGAGAACGCGCACGGTGTGAGCCCGCGTGGTCTGGCCGACAAGATCGCCAACTATGACGTTGCGGTCCACATGCCCCGCGGCAAAGAATGA